From one Candidatus Methanoplasma termitum genomic stretch:
- a CDS encoding ABC transporter substrate-binding protein, whose product MNVKVWTVVVILIVVLAGSAIYLSKNAEQKDRVVIVAMVNEEGSGIFASNSVIGLTFDPNTTTNWGGHVFATPGPSSIQHMILMDFVVNTLGLKFELYNDVRNSDTVYWTAVAPGNMGTSLLGGQIDGGIPWEAHYSNITVQSGVYNAYGVGTTSELWEGHPCCVVAASRAFVYDNPNAVLRFLSAYSASVVWLQDAVNVSSPNHAKLVEYVKSIAGVSNEMVINAALQNVVYTYSLDNLRAGIETMVDTYSSLGLLKNTINKIGFDSSTAFANWLVDDSYISLAAGRPSTYYSDLSNININVGVLAQDIHQIALHIGIREGIFAEYGLTLNLGTPFGAGGDVMNALMSGVVQIGFVGSPPVVLNTVNMW is encoded by the coding sequence TTGAACGTTAAAGTTTGGACAGTCGTAGTGATTCTTATTGTTGTCCTTGCCGGAAGCGCAATATATCTCTCTAAAAATGCTGAACAGAAAGATCGTGTTGTTATAGTGGCAATGGTGAACGAGGAAGGATCTGGAATATTCGCCAGTAATTCTGTAATAGGGTTAACATTTGATCCGAATACAACAACTAATTGGGGCGGGCATGTTTTTGCTACCCCGGGCCCCTCATCTATCCAGCACATGATTTTGATGGATTTTGTTGTTAACACACTCGGTTTAAAGTTCGAACTTTACAATGACGTCAGGAACAGCGATACAGTCTATTGGACGGCAGTCGCTCCAGGGAATATGGGAACATCGTTGCTTGGGGGGCAGATCGATGGGGGAATACCGTGGGAAGCACACTACAGTAACATCACAGTGCAATCCGGAGTTTATAACGCATACGGTGTGGGGACAACAAGCGAACTGTGGGAGGGACATCCGTGTTGTGTAGTGGCCGCAAGCAGAGCGTTCGTATATGACAACCCTAACGCAGTATTGAGATTCCTGTCTGCATATTCGGCATCTGTGGTGTGGCTGCAAGATGCCGTTAATGTCAGCAGTCCGAACCATGCTAAACTTGTCGAGTACGTAAAGAGCATCGCCGGAGTAAGCAACGAAATGGTCATTAACGCAGCACTTCAAAACGTCGTTTACACATACTCACTGGATAATCTGAGGGCCGGTATCGAGACGATGGTGGATACATACTCAAGCCTGGGGCTTCTTAAGAACACAATCAATAAAATTGGATTCGACTCATCTACCGCTTTCGCTAATTGGCTGGTGGATGACAGTTACATCTCACTCGCAGCGGGTCGCCCGTCGACATATTACTCGGATCTTTCAAACATTAATATCAATGTAGGTGTGTTAGCGCAAGATATTCACCAAATAGCACTGCATATAGGGATAAGAGAAGGAATATTCGCCGAATACGGGTTGACCCTCAACCTCGGCACACCTTTCGGCGCTGGTGGAGATGTGATGAATGCCCTAATGTCGGGAGTGGTCCAGATCGGTTTCGTTGGATCTCCTCCTGTTGTGTTGAACACAGTCAATATGTGGTGA